The genomic region CCCAAAGTAGTTCACATAAATATCTCGTCAACATTAGAATTTAATTTCGTTTACCTTACTTATATtaggataattaattaatattaatataaaaaaattcatatcactttttttaatttaaattcatgtttatacttttttttttttgtcagtggATTGGACAACCCCCAATTCTAGGTACACAACACACCCACACACTCCTCACACATTTATCATATTTTTCTCTCAAATGCAACCTCTAGAGTTTGAACTCTAGACTTTAGTGGTGGGGAGAGGGTGAAATGGCACTTGAGCTAAGGCTCTTCGGCATGTTCATACTTTTTTTCAGCATAGTTACAAGCTTGATGGgccaaagcccactccatctttCACTCTTCCCTCTTGTTTTGGTCATTATCACCACAATTCTATAAAACTTTTGACCTTTCAATATGAATTAATTGGGCTTTTATATAATTAAGGCCCAATTCAGGCCCATAATGGTATCCGCGGTGAGGATTCTGATTAGTGATTAGTACAAAATTTTAGTCAAAGCTTAAAGacataaaagaggattaaacTGTATAATGTATTCTCACAATAGTGGACCCTTTTGGTGTCTTTCTCACCACAGTGACCTTTTTCATGTCTTAAATTGGATGCAATTACTCTATAACTCTTGCATGTCTTAATTGAGTTTTCCACTACTACTTTTGATTAATAGCTACCATGGATGATAATAATGGAGAAGCAAAGAGAATGGAAGAAGGTTTGAATGGCTCTATTGTTATTGATCATGATGAAAAGGACAAAACGGTCATTTCTCATGAGAAAGATCAAGGAACAATGAAACAGAAAACAAAGAGAATCGCAACACTTGATGCATTTAGAGGTTTCACTATCGTGGTCAGTCTTAATTATTGATAAAGTTTAATTATTATgttagtttttatatttttatcgaATTTTTAGTTAAGTTCTTATATCAtattagattttataattaaatttttgctgtaataaaaatgttgaaattaatagaatattctgttaaattatACAGAATATTCAGTCAAGTGTTAagtatatttattttgtttattaatggaatattctgttaattcaACGTTTTCATCACGATAAAGACTTAATTAGTAATTACAaaatggaaaagtatagggtaccaacatattatctgccagccaactcttatttataattgtgttttatggaagtgtgttcgtggatgtgtctaataattaatatattttaaatacatatataaagagacacattcagaaaatatatctataaagacacttctattaaacatagctataaaaaagacatttttattagacacatccacgaacacacttccatgaaacacaattataaataagagttggcagaagttggcagatatgctgttAGTAACGTAGCGGAACCGTTACAAAATCTAATATAGTATAGAACtcaatgaaaaaaaatataaaaatctaattaaaaatttagtaaaattatagggaccgacagaataattaaacatttATTTAATTTGTATTATGAGCTTATATTATGTGTATAATTGAATGTAAAGGTGATGATATTGGTTGATGATGCTGGTGGGGCTTATCCAGAAATTGATCACTCTCCTTGGAATGGATGCACATTGGCTGATTTTGTTAtgcctttctttcttttcattgttGGAGTTGCCATAGCTCTTGCATTCAAGGTAACTAAAATGTTACATCAGCTATCATATATTATACTAGTCAAAATTATATTATGTTATAATTAGTGTTGATTCAATAATAATGCAGAGAGTCCCTAAGGTTAAATATGCTGTGAAGAAGATATTCATTAGAACATTGAAACTTCTCTTCTGGGGTATACTTTTGCAAGGTATAATTAACCATAATAATTTTCTTCTTAACTTTGTCTCATCAGATGCATATACACATTAATATGTTATGATTAGAACACTAATAAAGTTTTAACCTCAGGTGGATACTCTCATGCCCCTGATGACCTTTCATATGGGGTTGACATGAAATTTATTAGATGGTGTGGCATTCTTCAGGTCCGAGTCATCctcaaactaattaaattattataatataaatttaatttctaaatatCAATATTAAATTctcctttttttaattttgttcctaACATTTTCGATTCATTCAATTTTATCtcgaatattttttatttttgtcaaaacTATCCCTAAAAGTTCTCAATTTTGTCCTCAATATTTTATATGGAATTGACATCTATGAGtaattttgacacaaataaaaaacgttaggaacaaaattaaatagaactAAATGTTAGGAGTATTTTTAAAGAAAATTACAAATGCTagggataaaaaatatattttatcctaatttttatttaaattatattgtcTGATTGTCAGATGTTAATGCAAAAGAGTTTTACGTCGAAATTGAACTCATGATAAAATcgttaatttatatttatattcttGAATAACAATTATGAgaaatttaatttgtatattatatATTGTGTGTGTGCATGCAGAGAATAGGTCTTGTATACTGTGTTGTTGCTCTAATAGAGACATTTACCTCCAAGATTAGACCAACCACCCTAAATCCTGGACATCTATCCATTTTTACTGCCTATAGATGGCAATGGTGAGAGGGGCAAATCCAATTCTACTGAAATTAAATGGTTGAGATTGTGATGTGATTGTAAAAATTCtttgattaattattaattaacactACATGTTGCATAGGTTTGGAGGATTTGTTGCATTTGTGATTTACATGGTCACAACATTCAGCCTCTATGTTCCAAATTGGAGTTTTGTGGACTATAATGAGGAAAAGCCAAAGAGATATACAGTAAGTTTATGCACCTCTTGATTATTTGAAATGTTGTCAAATAAATTGTTAATTTAGCTATAAGTTGATCCACAAGTTAGTTTACTTATCTGTTTAAACAAATATTAAGAGTTCAAATTATGCATGTCTATGTATAcagcaatttattaaaaaaaaccacttaaataaaaatacttaaaatatatattttttaaaatattttttaataattaaaatataatatatgtAATTGATTAAATAGTATTGTTTTTGTCATAATTAAATTAGATAAACCAATTTAACTGAAAAATTgataaatcaaattttaaatcggTCTATCTATGACTAAATactcctattatatatatataataggagtatttagtcattttctataataaggatattgtagtcattttttattaaaaaaatattaatttagattggTTTAAGATTTGTTTCACCGATTTTTTTACCAAATCAATTTTGTTtgatctaattttgacaaaaataatacaatttaatcagttacatttattcaattttaattactaaaaaatattttttaaaaaagacgttttagacgtTTTTATCTTAGCGACTCCTATTCattaattaatgataattaaCATAAAAACCTTTAAATGAAGATTAAATTTAGAATGAATAAATTTTTAATCTATTGGtgactaatcattaattaaaTTGTTGTAATTATTACTACAAGGTAATATGTGGCATGAGAGGAGACTTAGGAGCAGCATGTAATGCAGTTGGCTATGTGGATAGACAAGTTTGGGGGATTAACCATCTTTACTCTCACCCTGTTTCGTCACGCTTGAAGGCATCTTATGTCATTtcattaattaataactttaaacTACCTATTTTTATGCTTttcattaattataattatttcttCATTTTAATAATTTACAGGCATGCACATTAAGTTCTCCAAGTCAGGGGCATCTTCGTAAAGATGCTCCAACTTGGTGTCGTGCTCCCTTTGAACCTGAGGGCCTGTTGaggtttgtcttttttttttttccccttttttttggGAAatgtaaaataaatagaaagatttATTAGAAGaaattaactattttatattttacttttttttttgttcattttaATTTGTTCCATNNNNNNNNNNNNNNNNNNNNNNNNNNNNNNNNNNNNNNNNNNNNNNNNNNNNNNNNNNNNACTACTTTAATTTACTACTTTATCcctataatattatattatattatattatatagaaAGACTAAATTGTTGTAATTAATTTATAAaacattattattttatcatcagAGGCATTCAGAGAGGTTAAAGCAATGGGTCTCAGTGGGGTTTGTGTTACTAATCCTTGGCATCATCCTTCATTTAACACATGGTAAGCTACTGATAGAAGTAACTGCCATTAACTGATTCTGGTAATTCAGTTAATTCGGTTACATGCCTAAAACAGATTTGCTTTCTTCTATGCTAATAAGTAGTTGATCTGCAATTAGCTTCATTGAGACATTAACTATAAATTGTAAAACAAGGAAtaaattaaaagtttaattattcttttGGTTCTtataatttcaccaaattt from Arachis ipaensis cultivar K30076 chromosome B02, Araip1.1, whole genome shotgun sequence harbors:
- the LOC107628071 gene encoding heparan-alpha-glucosaminide N-acetyltransferase-like; translation: MDDNNGEAKRMEEGLNGSIVIDHDEKDKTVISHEKDQGTMKQKTKRIATLDAFRGFTIVVMILVDDAGGAYPEIDHSPWNGCTLADFVMPFFLFIVGVAIALAFKRVPKVKYAVKKIFIRTLKLLFWGILLQGGYSHAPDDLSYGVDMKFIRWCGILQRIGLVYCVVALIETFTSKIRPTTLNPGHLSIFTAYRWQWFGGFVAFVIYMVTTFSLYVPNWSFVDYNEEKPKRYTVSLCTS